In Hevea brasiliensis isolate MT/VB/25A 57/8 chromosome 13, ASM3005281v1, whole genome shotgun sequence, a single genomic region encodes these proteins:
- the LOC131171840 gene encoding putative pentatricopeptide repeat-containing protein At1g12700, mitochondrial, which yields MIMSARRIFTTTERFFRFQLQTEMGIIQSPSLLFTNYFHSSASTHNPKDAKSQRFLRSKFNSSSFRDVDDALAFFNHIILLRPLPSIVQFCRFLSALVGMKQYHTVISLSRTIESLGISHDIYSLSILIDCFCRLHLVNFGFSILGKIIKFGLEPNTVTFTTLIKGLCIDGKINGAVDFFNDMVAGGYQPNVRTYNVIVNALCKSGKTNVAIELLKGMGERGCEPDVVTYNAIMDALCKDKLVIEALDLFSQMRNKGIPPSIITYNCLIQGLFNLGKWNQAFALLKEMVGQNISPDIFTLNILIDNLCKEGLVSKAQEIMKIMIQKGVKPDVVTHNSLMDGFCLCNQMDEARKLFDQIVSSGIADVFSYNILINGYCKSKRIDEATKLFDEMIKTSLVPDFVTYNTLIKGLWEARRPGIALEVFKNMCSHGQQPNKVTFSIILDGLCKQGYLDEALTLFKAMEKSRLKVNCVSYNILINGMCRAGRLTDAKELFSRLFEKGLQPDVYTYSIIIKGLCNEGLLDEAYKVFRGMEECGCLPNGCCYNMIIQGFLRHKDIPEATLLIDEMVDKGFSANATTFELVIHLLRNDNLILTKLRNRSKCSKGANFK from the coding sequence ATGATAATGTCGGCGCGGAGGATTTTCACAACTACTGAGAGGTTCTTCCGCTTTCAACTGCAAACGGAAATGGGTATCATTCAATCTCCATCCTTATTGTTTACCAATTACTTCCATTCTTCTGCTTCAACGCATAATCCtaaagatgcaaaatctcaacgtTTCTTGAGATCTAAGTTCAATTCTTCTTCTTTTAGGGACGTTGATGATGCCTTAGCTTTCTTTAATCATATCATTCTTTTGCGTCCTCTGCCTTCTATTGTTCAATTTTGTCGATTTTTATCTGCTCTTGTGGGAATGAAACAATATCACACGGTTATTTCTTTGTCCAGAACAATTGAGTCTCTAGGAATCTCACACGATATTTACTCTCTTTCTATATTGATTGACTGTTTCTGCCGCTTACACCTTGTGAATTTTGGCTTCTCAATTCTggggaaaattatcaaatttggatTGGAGCCCAATACTGTGACATTTACTACCTTAATTAAAGGGCTCTGTATAGATGGTAAAATCAATGGAGCAGTAGATTTTTTCAATGATATGGTTGCTGGAGGATATCAACCTAATGTTCGTACCTACAATGTGATAGTAAATGCTCTATGTAAATCTGGGAAAACAAATGTGGCTATTGAGTTGCTAAAGGGAATGGGTGAGAGAGGTTGTGAGCCAGATGTTGTGACATATAATGCAATTATGGACGCCCTTTGCAAGGATAAGCTAGTTATTGAGGCTTTAGACCTCTTCTCCCAAATGAGGAATAAAGGTATTCCACCTAGTATCATCACTTACAACTGCTTAATTCAAGGTCTTTTCAATTTGGGCAAATGGAATCAAGCTTTCGCCTTGTTGAAAGAAATGGTGGGGCAAAACATATCACCAGACATTTTTACCTTAAATATATTGATTGACAATCTTTGTAAGGAAGGACTAGTTTCAAAAGctcaagaaataatgaaaataatgatcCAAAAAGGTGTGAAGCCTGATGTTGTCACCCACAATTCATTGATGGACGGATTTTGCCTGTGTAACCAAATGGATGAAGCTAGAAAACTATTTGATCAGATAGTAAGCAGTGGCATAGCTGATGTCTTTAGCTACAACATCTTGATTAATGGATACTGCAAGAGCAAAAGGATAGATGAAGCAACAAAACTTTTTGATGAAATGATTAAAACTAGTTTAGTTCCCGACTTTGTTACTTATAATACTCTTATTAAGGGATTGTGGGAAGCAAGGCGACCTGGAATTGCACTAGAAGTTTTCAAGAACATGTGTTCTCATGGTCAGCAGCCAAATAAAGTGACTTTTTCAATCATTCTTGATGGCTTGTGCAAACAAGGGTATCTTGATGAGGCACTCACACTATTTAAAGCGATGGAAAAGAGTCGGTTGAAGGTTAATTGTGTGAGCTATAACATTTTGATTAATGGTATGTGTAGAGCTGGGAGGCTTACTGATGCCAAGGAATTGTTTTCTAGGCTTTTTGAAAAAGGTTTACAACCTGATGTTTATACATATAGTATAATAATAAAAGGACTTTGCAATGAAGGTTTACTAGATGAAGCATACAAAGTCTTTAGAGGAATGGAAGAGTGTGGATGTTTACCGAATGGTTGCTGTTATAATATGATTATTCAAGGGTTTCTCAGGCATAAAGATATACCAGAGGCAACACTACTTATTGATGAAATGGTTGATAAAGGATTCTCTGCAAATGCCACCACCTTTGAATTGGTAATACATTTATTGCGCAATGACAATCTCATTCTGACAAAACTACGAAATCGTTCCAAATGTTCTAAAGGTGCAAATTTTAAGTGA